In Periophthalmus magnuspinnatus isolate fPerMag1 chromosome 9, fPerMag1.2.pri, whole genome shotgun sequence, the sequence CAAATAATAGAATCTGAAAATCAATAAAGGCTATCAAAAATACCTAActacagaagaaaaacaaaggGAATAGGGGAAAAAATATTactaaatctacaaaaaatgCTGAAGTCTATTTATTGTTCAATTTACAATTAATCTTTTTAGAAGTCATATTTATTCAAAAGTATAATACACCATTTTATATCTACGggcactttaaaataatatgattCATAATACATCttattaaacaataataataatcagtttattgtattttacctAACAACTTTCTGAAATAATATTAGGCATATtacttacaccagaaacaaaaacGTGAACAGATTGATTTTCACGACTAAAAGATAATTTAAAATCCATTTTGATACACATCTTTACTCTTAGCATCCTAGCCTCTCCAACGGCTAGCAACCAAACCGGTCACAGAAAACCCACCCATTTATGCGATCAAAACACTCTGATGCCATTTCACTGTAATATCCTCATTATACACCGACCTCTGAGCCGATCATGTAATAGTCCCCATCCTCTTCCAGTTGAAATTTCACCGGCTTTTGCCCAAACGTCTTGCTGAGCGCCATGCTAGCTCTAAAAAACAAAGCTCTGAGATTCCCACTGCGCATGCGTACACCTTCAACACATTTGTCCTTCGTCGGCGCCCGtagcaaaatgaaaataaggAAGTACTAACCGAGATTAGAAAAATGAATCGGTTCATTTGGATGGGTATTAAACTTGATCATATGTTTTTACTGCCTTGAAAATACTTTGACGTTATGGGGAAACGTTTAATCGTAATTTTGTACAACTAACAAGCGGTGCATGCGGATGTCTAAAATCTCTGTATAAATACGGATACCCATGTTGGACGCTGGCTCGGATGAGATGGTTCGGAGCGTGTTTCGGTCCGGGTTGTGGGTCCGGGCTGCGCACACAGTTTTGACCTGGTCCATCACCCTCATCTTGTTCTTACACGACACCGGTATGAATTTAAATGCTGTTTAGTGTACAAAGTAGAATAACCACCATATGATGGTTGTAGCAGAATTGATCCTTAGTTCAAGCAACTTTAAatggagtgtgcatgtcctcccACTCATATAAACATATCCATTTCCTATTCTGAAAAGATGGGTGAATTGTCTTACCCAAGGATAAAACACAGCATACACTGGTGAGAGCTGACACTAAATCTCCAGCCTTCATATTAGAGGGTGAACACTCCACCACCAGACCACGTTGTAGTAGTACTTTGTAGTAGTACTTAAGTGAAAATATTCCTtaattttgttcttgttttcagACCTGCGTCGCTGTGAGGAGCGAGGAGAGCTACTGATTCCAGTAGTGTTTTTCCTCCTTGTTGTTTTGTCAGTGCTTTTGTACTTTGCAGTTTCTTTAATGGACCCTGGGTTTGTGCTCGAAGATGCAGCTCAGGTCAGAAATTAAACTAGATTATTATTTGGATTAGAATCACTTATTTTAAaaactgcactgtaaaaaatgttcttgtgtttttcaggtCTTAACAGAAGAAACGGAGCAGATGATTCCTGATTCGTCTGTGCCTCGTGTTCGACGCTGTGGTTACTGTTTTTTATTGGTAAATCCCATCTTTGGAGACTTACATCCAttacctatttttttttttttttagattattaaATTAGACGAAAGTGTAgaaatgcaatgtttttttgaagttttgaagGATGTCCCcccctttttttcattttaattagcTTTATTCTATAACCAATTTACTTGATATTAAACTGTGCAAATCTTCACAATATTGTCAATATTTCACTAATCTTCCCCCCTGTAATTagttcaatacatttttatattttcttagaCAGCTCAACTCTTGAACGGGCTTTACGGTAATtgatataaataaacattaaacaatGAATAAAGCAAATGGACTGCATTTAGACGACAGGCAGGCAGTTATTGCTGACAGTGGTGAAGCTGTTGATTTGACAACTATCTATaggaaaataatataataataaaaactaatgcAATATAAACAGTTGGAAGtataatctttaaaaaaatacatcccATTATTTTAACTTCAGACAAGACATATAAAAGAACATTTCCTTGATGGATATCAAAAATGGCAAAGAATTAGAATGATTTCCAAAAAATACTAGGATTTTAATTTTTGTCTACTTTTTCTTAGCAAGATAAAGAGAAGTCAAGAAGTCAATCTAATCTGTTCTTTTTTTGTAACTGCACTGCAATGCTTCAGAAAATGTATTAGATTATTTGCTTttcagtttttacatttttgtttgtgtccCCCATGTTTGTATTGCAGCAACCGATGAGAGCGCGTCATTGTGCCTCTTGTGGACACTGTGTGCGTCGCTTCGATCACCACTGTCCCTGGATCAGTAACTGTGTGGGAGAAAGAAACCACCGTGTCTTTGTGCTCTACCTGTCTGTGCAGCTACTCACTTTGCTTTGGGCCACTCACATCGCTCTGTACGTATCTAAGCACAAATTCTACCAAAGTgtatgcagtagtagttgcatattattttcagtattattTCAAAAAGTACTAAAGTGAGTAGAGGGAAATTTAAAAATCCAAATCCCTAATCCCTGTTGATCATTTTTGGTAGCAAAATGACTTTTCTCTAGTACTGCTTCCCCACTATATTGCTATCAAAATTGTAGCAATAGATTTGGTGGTAGAGAATGTTTCTGTGGTAGTCATCTGGacagtgttttttgtaattgtgacattttgactccaaaagacattttcaaatTGTTGGTACTGCTTTGAGACACAAGGGCAGGGAttaaaactgtacaaacatTAACAAATTCAGGGCAGTTTGCTATCCCCAAGGGAGTAGTTTTAGAGTCAAACAAccacgactgagggtctacacagacatactCCCTTGGGGGCAAGATTTAGTTGACTCAGAGTAGTATAAATCCTATTGTCTCAAAGCAGTACCATCAAAAATAGCTTTTGGGTGGGAGCTGAAACATCTTGATTGCAATATCCAGATGACTACCATTGAAACTTAATCTACATTGGATCATTCCTGGTTGAATGAGGGATTCCACTGgctatgttcacatgcacaaCAAAATCTGataattatctgatttctggacataTCAAATTACTTAAATGACAGGCAAACCATAAAGTATGATGTCTGTCTAatctctcagttgtccaggtctgacagatttaactttagctTTTACTATGTAAAGTATGATGTGAGTACGAGGGACTATGATCAGAAAGAAACCATATGATTTAGCTGTTTACATGTCTTATAATTCTAAAAATTTGATAATAATCTGTGAATAGTTATACAACAAGAACCATGACCGTAGTTATACAACAAGGACTGTGATATCGCCCAGTATGGAGCAgccagggccccaccctggaccCAGGCCTGGGGTTGGGGCTCGAATGCGGGGCCCGGCCGAGGTCAGCCCAAAAAGACGACATGGGCTTACCAGCCTCCTGTGGGCTCACCCCCCCAAAGTGTTTCAAAGGGTTCAGGTGCAAAGAGGACTAGGCAGCAGTTGGGGATGGGTGTCTCGGCGACCTGGTCCACGGGCACAGCATCTGGCTGTGgcgacgtggaacgtcacctcacTGTAGGGGACTGAGCCTGAGCTTGGGCAGGAGGCTGATATAGTCTggctcacctccacacacagcttgggctctggtaTCCAACTCCCCGAGAGGGGCTGGTCCACTTCTCTGGTGTTGCCCAAGGGGAGAGGtggcaagctggtgtgggcttgcttacagccccacagctcagctaccacgtgttggggttcaccccAGTGAACGAGAGAGCTGCATCCCTGCACCttcaggtcggggacaggtctcttcCTGTTGTGTCAGCTGAGGTTACAGGTtacatctgttcaggatgcctccctgGATACGTGTTCCAGGTATGTCCCACCGGTAGGAGACTCCGGGGATGACCCAGGAtgcgctggagggactatgtctcttggctggcctctCAGTGGCTTGGGATCCtccccggaagagctggaggaattAAAAACAAGCTAGGCTTATCTGTGGCTTACAGTACTGGCAATATCAGTATCTGACTATGCTGCAATAGTTGTTATTTTGCATATGATAATccactatatataaaaattatagaaagaaaatcaattttggtatttaaaagcacaatttattattatttttttattaataaagtaATTACTCATTATAATTTATAGGTACTGTTTTTCATATGCCCAAATTGCCTGTAAACAGCTATAGATAAAATATGTGGGTCCTTCTCGTtgaaaaataccttacaatatTGGGATGGTACATTAGAATATGTACTCCCCAATAGGTGACATGTATCAGTACAGAAATAAGTATAAGTAACAGTAGTTGCATCCCTATTCTAAGCACTTCTCTATCTGTGCCTTTTTCAGGTCTGGTTTCTCTCCTGTTGCATCATGGGAGCACTGGTTCAAGGTTCACGTTTTCCTGTTGGGGGCGCTGTCAGTGGTAGGTGTTTTTTCACTGGTGGTTCTCATACTTTTGGGCTGCCATCTTTACCTGGCCTCAATGAACTGCACCACGTGGGAGTTCATGTCCCGACACCGCGTCTCATATCTGAAGAACATGTCCGAAGAGCAGAACCCTTTTGATCGTGGTGTCCTGTGTAACCTATGGGCTTTTTTCTGCGTGTGCCGTGCTGAAATCTGGGAACAAGTTTATGTCAAAAACTCAACCCTCAACTCTGTCTAAAGTCAACAAAATGGACATAGGAGGCTTTTTGTGCGTCTATGttttttaaagccatactatgtagcttttttattgcactgaaaaactgtccttACTTTTAGCGGGCTGCCATCTCGAAAACCTGGCTCTTATTTAGCCTGGAGGAATGTAGCCAAGGAAAACACAACTATCTTCAATTTTAGATTCAAcatgtattttgtgcagattttgataCCAATTTTGTATTTCATCCTATTGACTTTTATATATTAGAATTTGCTCTGTGAGAACAAATTCATGTCAAGAACTCAACTCTAAAGGCAACAGAATGTTTTTACAAGTGCAGTGTCTTTTGAAGCGATTACCATCTTGTTAGTTGGTGTACACttaaagaaaagttgaaaaatatgtaaaaaatgatAGGCAGTAGAGAATTCTGAAACATATTGATCACGTCACACAAGGGAGAATTCTGTCCACAATTTACACTTAAACTCATTGTTTTGTACTTGAAACActaattcaacaaaataaaggtgcttcttatatttttatttgtcatattTCTGTGTACATTAGTGCTGTTATGGCCCCATTTACAGCATGGTTACTAgctaacagttatggaattcccta encodes:
- the LOC117376446 gene encoding palmitoyltransferase ZDHHC12-B-like, giving the protein MLDAGSDEMVRSVFRSGLWVRAAHTVLTWSITLILFLHDTDLRRCEERGELLIPVVFFLLVVLSVLLYFAVSLMDPGFVLEDAAQVLTEETEQMIPDSSVPRVRRCGYCFLLQPMRARHCASCGHCVRRFDHHCPWISNCVGERNHRVFVLYLSVQLLTLLWATHIALSGFSPVASWEHWFKVHVFLLGALSVVGVFSLVVLILLGCHLYLASMNCTTWEFMSRHRVSYLKNMSEEQNPFDRGVLCNLWAFFCVCRAEIWEQVYVKNSTLNSV